A stretch of Salvelinus alpinus chromosome 4, SLU_Salpinus.1, whole genome shotgun sequence DNA encodes these proteins:
- the LOC139574529 gene encoding GDNF family receptor alpha-4-like, translated as MKMDLWGVYLFHLVFFALQVVLSAGRDCLVAGDSCSSDETCSPRLRTLRQCVAGNGSMKLGPGARSQCANAVSALLSSPLHGCQCKRGMKKEKNCLSIYWSLHQSVIHGLNLVESYPYEAMERDYDYVRLASITADSEAGMVTVNRCLDAAKACNVDDLCQKLRTEYVSACIKPSAKSGLCNKAKCSKALRRFFDRIPPDYTHELLFCPCTDTACAERRRQTIVPGCSFEGSEKPSCLTQMRICKADYVCRSRLAQFQYDCQPAESSANGCKQGNYGACLLAYTGLIGSSITPNYVDNSTSSVAPWCSCSASGNQREECSDFLEYFTDNVCLRNALLAFGSGTDMAPTPSLSGLLSPAAGRENHATTPLPATVETTRNVPDPIIPTQASGNDRLWGDSTLPLDGLPNSAPALGLLAPTAFTGLVLLPLLLYGH; from the exons CCCTGCAGGTAGTTCTGTCAGCAGGCAGAGACTGTCTGGTGGCGGGGGACTCGTGCTCCAGCGACGAGACCTGCAGCCCACGTCTGCGGACCCTGCGTCAGTGTGTAGCGGGCAATGGTAGCATGAAGCTGGGCCCCGGGGCCCGGAGCCAGTGCGCCAACGCCGTGTCGGCCCTGCTCTCCAGCCCCCTGCACGGTTGCCAGTGCAAGCGAGGCATGAAGAAGGAGAAGAACTGCCTCAGCATCTACTGGAGTCTCCATCAGTCTGTCATACACG GACTCAACCTGGTAGAGAGTTACCCTTATGAAGCCATGGAGAGAGACTACGACTACGTTCGTCTGGCCTCCATCACGGCTG ACTCCGAGGCTGGCATGGTGACGGTGAACCGCTGCCTGGATGCAGCCAAGGCGTGTAATGTCGACGACCTGTGCCAGAAGCTCCGCACAGAGTACGTATCTGCCTGCATCAAGCCCTCAGCAAAGTCTGGCCTCTGCAACAAGGCCAAGTGCAGCAAGGCCTTACGCCGGTTCTTTGATCGCATCCCTCCAGACTACACGCATGAGCTACTCTTCTGCCCCTGCACGGACACGGCGTGCGCAGAGCGACGCAGGCAGACCATAGTTCCCGGCTGCTCCTTCGAGGGCTCGGAAAAACCCAGCTGCCTGACACAGATGCGTATTTGCAAGGCTGACTATGTGTGCAG GTCCCGCCTGGCTCAGTTCCAGTACGACTGCCAACCAGCCGAGTCATCTGCCAACGGTTGCAAGCAGGGGAACTATGGAGCCTGTCTACTCGCCTACACAGGCCTGATAG GCAGCTCGATAACTCCCAACTATGTGGATAACTCCACGTCTAGCGTGGCCCCATGGTGCTCCTGCTCTGCCAGTGGGAACCAGAGAGAAGAGTGCTCCGACTTCCTGGAATACTTCACCGACAACGTCTGTCTCA GGAATGCCCTCCTGGCATTTGGGAGCGGGACAGATATGGCGCCCACTCCCAGTCTATCGGGACTGCTCAGCCCTGCCGCAGGCAGAGAGAATCATGCCACCACCCCTCTGCCTGCTACCGTGGAGACCACACGGAATGTTCCGGACCCAATTATACCAACACAG GCCAGCGGAAATGACCGACTGTGGGGAGATTCTACCCTCCCATTGGATGGGCTCCCAAACTCTGCCCCCGCACTTGGCCTTCTGGCTCCAACGGCCTTTACCGGCCTTGTGCTCCTACCTTTGCTCTTATATGGACACTAA